A DNA window from Pogona vitticeps strain Pit_001003342236 chromosome 2, PviZW2.1, whole genome shotgun sequence contains the following coding sequences:
- the LOC144587504 gene encoding uncharacterized protein LOC144587504 — MSLSEEPFQSQAQRHTLRSGLIPSLVLFPHLFASLSFFLCDSGRVPTNFSFFLQILEVVVSLFLICQMMNKRRRIAQQYQGHPGQELIIKQENRELKMGVGRHGLQMKEQTQWRNHVTHAEEKGYPCMECGKSFSDNKCLHIHKRTHTGEKRFKCIECGKSFSQNGDLRSHERTHTGERPYKYMECGKGFINSGKLKTHKRTHTGDKPYKCMECGKSFIKSDALTSHERTHTGERPYKCMECGKSFSQSGNLRLHQRTYSGEKPHKCMECGKSFSQICDFRLHQRNHTGERPYKCMECGKSFSHKNSLHIHQRIHTGEKPYKCMECGKSFSGSSNLKLHQRIHTGEKPHKCMECGKSFSQNCDLRSHERTHTGEKPHKCMECGKSFRGSSHLRLHQRIHTGEKSHKCMECGKSFSGSSKLRLHQRTHTGEKPYKCIKCGKSFSQNGDLRSHERTHTGEKPHKCMECGKSFSQSGHLRSHQRTHTGERPYKCMECGKSFNYSGVLKSHQRTHIGDKPYKCMECGKSFIKSDALRTHERTHTGERPYKCMECGKSFSQSGNLRSHQRTHSGERPYKCMECGKSFSQKCHCSLHQRIHSGEKQYKCMECGKSFIDSTNFRTHQRIHTRQKC; from the coding sequence ATgtccctcagtgaagagcccttcCAATCGCAAGCGCAAAGGCACACCCTCAGGTCTGGCCTCATCCCCTCCCTGGTTCTCTTTCCTCATCTTTTCGCcagtctttccttcttcctctgtgaCTCAGGCAGAGTCCCAAcaaatttttcctttttcctgcagattttggaagtggttgtttctctttttctaatCTGCCAGATGATGAACAAGAGaagaagaattgcccagcaaTATCAGGGGCATCCTGGGCAGGAACTCATAAttaagcaagaaaacagagaattaaAAATGGGAGTGGGCAGGCATGGACTTCAAATGAAAGAACAGACGCAGTGGAGAAACCATGTAACACATGCAGAAGAGAAAGggtatccatgtatggaatgtggaaaaagcttcagtgacAACAAGTGCCTCCATATACacaaaagaactcacactggggagaaacggtttaaatgcatcgaatgtggtaagagcttcagtcagaatggtgaccttaggtcacatgaaagaactcacactggggagagaccatataaatatatggaatgtggaaagggctttatTAATAGTGGTAAACTTAAGACAcataaaagaactcacactggagataagccatataaatgcatggaatgtggaaagagctttattaaGAGTGATGCGCTTacgtcacatgaaagaactcacactggggagagaccgtataaatgcatggaatgtggtaagagctttagtcagagtggtaaccttaggttacatcaaagaacttaCAGTGGGGAGAAgcctcataaatgcatggaatgtggtaagAGCTTCAGTCAGATTTGTGactttaggttacatcaaagaaatcacactggggagagaccatataaatgcatggaatgtggaaagagctttagtcacaagAACAGCCTCCAtatacatcaaagaattcacactggagagaaaccatataaatgcatggaatgtggtaagAGCTTTAGTGGGAGTAGTAACCTTAAGTtacatcagagaattcacactggggagaaaccacataaatgcatggaatgtggtaagagcttcagtcagaattgtgaccttaggtcacatgaaagaactcacactggtgagaaaccacataaatgcatggaatgtggtaagAGCTTTAGGGGGAGtagtcaccttaggttacatcagagaattcacacaggggagaaatcgcataaatgcatggaatgtggtaagAGCTTTAGTGGGAGTAgtaaacttaggttacatcaaagaactcacactggggagaaaccatataaatgcatcaaATGTGgtaagagcttcagtcagaatggtgaccttaggtcacatgaaagaactcacactggggagaaaccacataaatgcatggaatgtggaaagagcttcagtcagagtggtcaccttaggtcacatcagagaacacacactggggaaagaccatataaatgcatggaatgtggaaagagctttaattaTAGTGGTGtacttaagtcacatcaaagaactcacattggggataagccatataaatgcatggaatgtggaaaaagctttatcAAGAGTGATGCGCTTAGGACACacgaaagaactcacactggggagagaccgtataaatgcatggaatgtggtaagagctttagtcagagtggtaaccttaggtcacatcaaagaactcacagtggggagagaccgtataaatgcatggaatgtgggaagagcttcagtcagaaatgTCACTGTAgcttacatcaaagaattcacagtggggagaaacagtataaatgcatggaatgtggaaaaagctttattgATAGTACTAACTTTAGgacccatcaaagaattcacactagGCAGAAATGTTAG